The Nitrospinaceae bacterium genome contains a region encoding:
- a CDS encoding inositol monophosphatase — translation MTPSPKIAPEALADSAAEFARGAGAILLGLFGKRVEVDYKNKAKTDPVSEADTASQDFLSKAIVAKFSDHAVLGEETSKDKEEAKREGEKEVPDYLWILDPLDGTKNFLNGLSVWGCSVGVLYKGRPVAGAIFTPEPSSSGGTIYRAWEGGGAFRESHPIQVAEDGKPTGKRIASLPGAYWTQFRPTGPLKSSLGEVRAPGSIAYELALVARGGLHYALFGAPSIWDVAAGVLIVKEAGGRPVIRQNGTDRWEPFENFFPPENLPKNIDAARKWRRSLLVGNPELTKFISTNIRKVNRPGLWTKKRPGN, via the coding sequence ATGACACCCTCCCCCAAAATCGCCCCCGAGGCGCTGGCTGATTCTGCTGCCGAATTCGCACGCGGGGCAGGCGCGATTCTTTTGGGTCTGTTCGGCAAGCGCGTCGAGGTGGACTACAAGAACAAGGCGAAAACTGATCCCGTCAGCGAGGCCGACACCGCGAGCCAGGATTTTCTCTCCAAGGCCATTGTCGCCAAATTTTCGGACCACGCCGTATTAGGCGAGGAAACCTCCAAGGATAAAGAAGAGGCCAAACGCGAAGGGGAAAAAGAGGTCCCCGATTACCTGTGGATACTCGACCCACTGGACGGCACTAAAAATTTTTTAAACGGTTTATCCGTTTGGGGGTGCTCGGTCGGCGTACTTTACAAAGGCCGCCCAGTCGCGGGCGCTATCTTCACGCCGGAGCCCTCGTCAAGCGGGGGCACCATCTACCGCGCATGGGAGGGGGGCGGCGCATTTCGCGAGTCGCATCCTATTCAAGTGGCCGAGGACGGCAAGCCAACCGGCAAGCGAATCGCGAGTCTGCCTGGCGCCTACTGGACCCAGTTCCGGCCGACGGGACCTCTCAAATCTAGCCTCGGCGAGGTTCGTGCGCCGGGCTCCATCGCTTATGAACTCGCGCTCGTGGCAAGAGGCGGGCTTCACTATGCCCTTTTCGGCGCTCCTAGCATCTGGGATGTGGCCGCAGGCGTCCTCATCGTCAAGGAAGCAGGCGGGCGTCCCGTTATCCGGCAAAACGGCACTGACCGATGGGAGCCATTCGAGAATTTTTTCCCGCCCGAAAACCTACCTAAAAATATCGACGCCGCCAGAAAATGGCGGCGCTCGCTGCTGGTAGGCAATCCCGAACTCACGAAATTCATCTCCACCAATATCCGCAAGGTGAACAGGCCGGGGCTTTGGACCAAGAAACGACCCGGCAACTAA
- a CDS encoding SCO1664 family protein: MSSESFPETDFGEDAPSSEEDEGTRLSIDEIESLIDGAEIEGGELVPRGSNYTFAVELRNGDLRFLGIYKPAGGERPLWDYPYGTLHHRERCSFLISQALGWQLVPPTIVREGPHGEGSVQLYIAHDPESDYFTLLEEGRPELFLLAVFDLIVNNTDRKGGHCLKGQDGRVWGIDHGLTFHVEPKLRTVIWDFAGHELSENILDDLRGLDRKLDDGENPMTSEIISRLEPEEFDMLRRRVGAFLANPRLPHPEEYRSFPWPPI, translated from the coding sequence GTGTCTTCTGAGTCGTTTCCCGAGACAGATTTTGGGGAGGATGCGCCTTCCTCTGAGGAGGATGAAGGCACTCGCCTATCCATCGATGAGATCGAAAGTCTAATCGATGGGGCCGAAATTGAGGGGGGCGAGCTCGTTCCCCGGGGCTCGAACTACACCTTTGCGGTCGAGCTTCGAAATGGCGACCTGCGCTTTCTGGGTATCTACAAGCCTGCCGGCGGCGAGCGCCCGTTGTGGGATTATCCATATGGCACCCTTCACCATCGCGAGCGCTGCTCTTTTCTCATTAGCCAGGCTCTCGGCTGGCAACTCGTGCCGCCCACAATCGTGCGAGAGGGCCCGCACGGTGAGGGCTCAGTTCAACTCTACATTGCCCATGACCCTGAATCTGACTACTTCACCCTCCTGGAAGAGGGTAGGCCCGAGCTTTTTCTCCTCGCGGTTTTTGATCTCATTGTAAATAATACCGACCGCAAAGGGGGACATTGCCTCAAAGGCCAGGACGGCCGCGTTTGGGGCATCGACCATGGCCTGACTTTTCATGTCGAACCGAAGCTGAGAACCGTTATATGGGATTTTGCGGGCCATGAACTTTCGGAAAACATTCTCGACGATCTCAGAGGGCTCGACAGAAAGCTGGATGATGGCGAAAATCCCATGACAAGTGAAATAATTTCACGGCTTGAGCCCGAAGAATTCGATATGCTTCGCAGGCGGGTAGGAGCATTTCTGGCTAATCCTCGGTTACCGCATCCCGAGGAGTACAGAAGTTTCCCCTGGCCTCCCATTTAA
- a CDS encoding SDR family oxidoreductase translates to MGKTKFDFSGQVAIATGAAVGIGRGAAQAFADFGAKVYLLDIDDEKTEKSAETIRDSGGDATFIHCDITNSGEVKAVLERIVSEAGRIDVLLNNAGGFNKQLTVAETDEEEWDQVISRNLKGVFLCSRAAIPTLMEQKSGRIINMGSVAGQASMTRSSPPYSAAKAGVHAMTRVMANELGEHNITVNAIAPGTTATDRVVALRSEEQRKQIGSLSPLGRIGEVEDMVGWILFLASPEAGYFTGQTVSVNGGRLAV, encoded by the coding sequence ATGGGCAAGACGAAATTCGATTTTAGCGGACAGGTTGCAATTGCCACGGGCGCGGCAGTAGGCATTGGTCGAGGCGCCGCCCAGGCTTTTGCCGATTTCGGGGCAAAAGTCTATCTGCTCGACATCGATGATGAGAAAACCGAAAAATCTGCCGAGACCATAAGGGACTCCGGTGGAGACGCCACCTTCATTCACTGTGACATCACCAACTCGGGCGAAGTCAAAGCCGTCTTGGAGCGCATCGTATCCGAGGCAGGGCGAATTGATGTTCTCCTGAACAACGCGGGCGGCTTCAACAAACAACTTACCGTGGCCGAGACCGATGAAGAGGAATGGGATCAGGTCATCTCTCGCAACCTCAAGGGCGTATTTCTCTGCTCCCGGGCCGCCATCCCCACCCTGATGGAGCAAAAGAGCGGGCGCATCATCAACATGGGCTCGGTCGCCGGCCAGGCCTCCATGACACGCTCATCTCCACCCTACTCGGCCGCCAAGGCAGGCGTTCACGCCATGACCCGCGTCATGGCCAACGAGCTTGGCGAACACAACATCACCGTGAATGCCATTGCACCCGGCACCACCGCGACGGACCGCGTCGTCGCCCTGAGGAGCGAGGAGCAGCGCAAACAAATCGGCTCCCTCTCGCCCCTGGGCCGCATTGGTGAGGTCGAGGACATGGTCGGGTGGATTCTCTTTCTCGCCTCGCCTGAGGCAGGCTATTTTACCGGCCAGACGGTCTCGGTGAACGGCGGGCGCCTGGCAGTTTGA
- a CDS encoding heavy-metal-associated domain-containing protein has product MSNIIVKVKGMSCEHCQAAVEGALGGIDGVASAKVDLAGGTAAVDYDEARASVKDFEAAVEEAGFEVE; this is encoded by the coding sequence ATGAGCAACATCATTGTTAAGGTCAAGGGTATGTCTTGTGAACATTGCCAGGCGGCTGTCGAGGGTGCACTGGGCGGCATCGATGGTGTGGCGTCGGCAAAGGTGGACCTTGCAGGCGGCACGGCAGCTGTCGATTATGATGAGGCCCGGGCTAGCGTCAAAGATTTTGAAGCGGCTGTCGAGGAGGCCGGTTTTGAGGTAGAATGA
- a CDS encoding flavin reductase family protein, with the protein MANHTEFDPGELERQDIYRLLTGSVVPRPIGWASTVSPSGVHNLAPFSFFTVVCIAPPMVTLTIARNPDGSKKHTLKNAEDTGEFCVNVVDVANWEQMVDSANGIPENESEFEVTGLTAIPGVKTGAPRVKEAPIHLECKVDRVLELGPNKHPLLFGEVVYFHVRDDVMEGKYIKMEKLDPLGRLNGMFYSTTGKIIERAFNDGQPR; encoded by the coding sequence ATGGCTAATCATACCGAGTTCGACCCGGGCGAGCTTGAGCGCCAGGATATATATCGCCTGTTGACGGGCTCTGTTGTTCCGCGCCCAATTGGTTGGGCGTCCACGGTGAGCCCGAGCGGCGTTCACAACCTTGCGCCATTCAGTTTCTTCACCGTGGTCTGCATCGCGCCGCCAATGGTCACCCTCACCATCGCCCGCAACCCGGACGGAAGCAAAAAACACACATTGAAGAACGCCGAGGACACAGGAGAGTTTTGCGTCAATGTGGTGGATGTCGCCAACTGGGAGCAGATGGTCGATTCGGCAAACGGCATACCCGAGAATGAAAGCGAATTCGAGGTAACGGGATTGACCGCCATCCCTGGCGTCAAGACAGGCGCCCCGCGCGTGAAAGAGGCGCCAATTCATCTTGAGTGCAAGGTGGACCGCGTCCTGGAACTTGGCCCCAATAAGCACCCCCTGCTTTTTGGCGAGGTGGTCTACTTTCATGTTCGAGACGATGTAATGGAGGGCAAGTACATCAAGATGGAGAAGCTCGACCCGCTAGGGCGCCTGAACGGGATGTTTTATTCAACGACCGGAAAAATTATCGAGCGCGCTTTTAACGACGGGCAGCCCCGCTAG
- a CDS encoding peroxidase has product MELKERPDEAQLTDRMRIMLDFARRLTKDSETLRRADMDKLRAQGLDDTAIVDLVALVGYFNFINRVAHGLGVYLDEGLKGRAAPEALRAELERLDE; this is encoded by the coding sequence TTGGAGCTAAAAGAGCGGCCCGATGAGGCGCAATTAACAGATCGCATGCGGATTATGCTCGATTTTGCCCGGCGCCTCACGAAAGACTCTGAGACGCTTCGGCGGGCCGATATGGACAAGCTTCGAGCCCAGGGCCTCGATGATACCGCCATCGTTGATCTGGTTGCGCTCGTGGGATACTTCAACTTCATCAACCGGGTAGCTCATGGTCTTGGCGTCTATCTTGATGAGGGGCTCAAGGGCCGCGCCGCGCCCGAGGCGCTGCGGGCCGAGCTCGAACGCTTGGATGAATGA
- a CDS encoding GNAT family N-acetyltransferase translates to MVEYTKDEDFLRRVLRCNEPMSLHFVGRDDLASMLRRQGERTDGSEGEIGAAYMDNYGKGDPHYGVIGAYWNNTLLGVTSFGVIENRNILAHLGSTDQRRAWYGRIDAVVVPSEYRGLGVSRWLLEANLRYMLEFWPGELYSLSTIAAHKAIAYILSSLGFSIEVKEGMTEERVSLDMDETQEKKIRDVLGKKVSQSGQLVFFRIRQQGGL, encoded by the coding sequence GTGGTGGAATATACAAAAGATGAGGACTTTCTCCGGCGGGTTTTGCGCTGCAACGAGCCCATGTCGCTTCACTTCGTCGGGCGTGATGATTTGGCCTCGATGCTTCGCCGCCAGGGTGAGCGAACAGATGGCAGTGAGGGCGAGATCGGGGCTGCCTACATGGACAACTACGGCAAAGGCGATCCTCATTATGGGGTTATCGGCGCCTACTGGAATAATACGCTTTTGGGCGTAACATCGTTTGGCGTTATTGAAAATCGAAATATCCTGGCTCACTTGGGAAGCACGGACCAACGCCGCGCCTGGTACGGGCGAATCGACGCTGTTGTTGTCCCTTCCGAATATCGGGGCTTGGGTGTGAGTCGATGGCTGTTAGAGGCAAACCTTCGCTACATGCTCGAATTTTGGCCAGGAGAGTTGTATTCGCTCTCCACCATTGCCGCCCACAAGGCGATTGCCTATATCCTCTCATCGCTGGGCTTTAGCATAGAAGTCAAGGAAGGAATGACCGAGGAGCGTGTTTCCCTTGATATGGACGAAACGCAGGAGAAAAAAATTAGAGATGTTCTCGGAAAAAAGGTGAGTCAGTCGGGCCAGCTCGTCTTTTTCCGTATCCGCCAGCAAGGTGGGCTCTAG
- a CDS encoding DUF3090 family protein, giving the protein MEMAEHNFGLVDTVEPESLGLPGKRVFRLLIDSTPQAAATLWLEKEQLYGLSVAIKKLIESTPWKEGANPEEADVPYLEDMSILQCSSEEMVEFKVGRLGLAFGPGKKYVTLFFHDALEEAEEDTFEDFEDSEEVGDAEPTIRAKLQISLEVSHSESFVNKSLELCASGRGTDSVSRQALVAAGKVNPNTNGHFKH; this is encoded by the coding sequence ATGGAAATGGCAGAACATAATTTTGGACTGGTTGATACTGTCGAGCCCGAATCTCTGGGCTTGCCGGGCAAACGTGTATTCAGGTTGTTGATTGACAGTACGCCGCAGGCCGCCGCGACACTGTGGCTCGAAAAAGAGCAGCTCTACGGCCTGTCCGTGGCCATCAAGAAACTTATCGAGAGCACCCCATGGAAGGAAGGGGCTAATCCAGAGGAGGCCGATGTCCCCTACCTTGAGGACATGAGTATCCTTCAGTGCTCATCCGAGGAAATGGTGGAGTTCAAGGTCGGTCGTCTGGGTCTCGCCTTTGGGCCGGGCAAAAAGTATGTCACGCTTTTTTTCCACGATGCACTTGAGGAGGCCGAGGAAGACACCTTTGAGGACTTCGAGGATTCCGAGGAGGTAGGCGACGCAGAGCCAACCATTCGGGCGAAGTTGCAAATTTCTCTAGAGGTGAGTCACTCCGAGAGTTTCGTGAATAAGAGTCTTGAACTCTGCGCCTCGGGCAGGGGAACTGATTCGGTTTCCAGGCAGGCCCTTGTTGCTGCGGGTAAGGTCAATCCCAATACGAACGGTCACTTTAAACATTAA
- a CDS encoding peroxidase, with amino-acid sequence MAKIDGSEGNPIAWVHTVPEDEAEGLVKRYYEAGREKFGSPANISRPFSNRPELMRAHRGLYLTLMHGDSRLSRVEREFVAIAVSKANGCFY; translated from the coding sequence ATGGCGAAAATCGACGGAAGCGAGGGCAATCCCATTGCCTGGGTGCATACGGTCCCCGAGGATGAGGCCGAGGGCCTTGTGAAGCGCTACTATGAGGCGGGGCGAGAAAAATTTGGCTCCCCGGCGAATATATCGCGCCCCTTTAGCAATCGGCCCGAACTCATGCGTGCCCACAGGGGTTTGTACCTGACGCTCATGCATGGCGATTCGAGGTTGTCGCGGGTGGAGCGAGAATTTGTGGCCATCGCGGTCTCGAAGGCGAACGGGTGTTTTTACTGA